A portion of the Ferrimonas lipolytica genome contains these proteins:
- a CDS encoding winged helix-turn-helix domain-containing protein, producing the protein MARARVCSSAALGLIPVFALVPELRRHSLQHIGEDSELRVRFLKSNLALLQTLSTESPCIYLIEAGEDTPSTASQCKLITKTNCVVITIISSIELSANRVSCWQAGADLVLAGNCQSEEILWACRNLYKRLNPAHSAVGYKSVPKWKFERQTLRIVRADGASVRLSRNEGKVMVALNGATNQLVRRETLWRLLDRSDWQYSDRTLDVLVARIRTKLRSIEIDSAVILTHYGAGYELRINS; encoded by the coding sequence ATGGCGCGGGCACGAGTATGTTCTTCGGCGGCACTGGGGTTGATCCCTGTGTTTGCATTGGTTCCTGAACTTCGGCGCCATTCGTTACAACATATTGGTGAGGATTCGGAGCTTAGGGTTCGCTTCTTGAAATCAAATCTGGCTTTATTGCAAACGTTATCAACCGAATCTCCTTGCATCTATCTTATTGAAGCCGGTGAAGACACACCGTCGACGGCAAGCCAGTGTAAGCTTATTACTAAAACCAATTGTGTAGTTATTACCATTATTAGCTCGATAGAGCTTAGCGCCAATAGGGTTAGTTGTTGGCAAGCGGGGGCTGATTTGGTTTTAGCCGGCAATTGCCAAAGCGAAGAGATCCTGTGGGCGTGTCGTAACCTCTATAAACGGCTTAACCCTGCTCATTCAGCTGTTGGTTATAAATCAGTTCCAAAGTGGAAGTTTGAACGGCAGACCTTACGCATTGTCCGTGCCGATGGTGCATCGGTACGATTGTCGAGGAATGAAGGGAAGGTTATGGTTGCACTGAATGGCGCTACTAATCAGTTAGTTCGTCGTGAAACCTTATGGCGACTGCTTGATAGGTCCGACTGGCAATACAGCGACCGCACTCTCGATGTGCTGGTTGCGAGGATTCGGACAAAGCTACGTTCGATAGAGATCGATTCCGCGGTTATTCTTACTCATTACGGTGCTGGCTATGAACTTCGGATTAATAGTTAA
- a CDS encoding sensor domain-containing diguanylate cyclase gives MEIKGSSIEKYEEYAAIISALPDLLFVLTMSGRYVEVLGQPDSSIYLEAKSLKGKTLASVLPAQICQHFLEIIQQTLENDKLTVFEYSLGDDDLNYDRLTSSQPSARQRFEGRIAPIHSARYGEPAVVWVARNITERYELEQKLKYQSEIDHLSGSLNRRKLFSHLKDAFYTFGRYEQNSSFLLLDIDNFKRVNDTFGHQCGDNSIRKVAELCQSELRQTDILGRFGGDEFGIIHKSDDTQSAIALARRLNRIVCAATNETYPELSLSISIGISHFKADDRNIDDIYKRADEALYRSKRNGRNTYSSA, from the coding sequence ATGGAAATCAAAGGCTCAAGTATCGAGAAGTACGAAGAATATGCTGCCATTATATCAGCTTTGCCCGATCTATTATTCGTATTAACCATGTCTGGACGGTATGTCGAAGTACTGGGGCAACCGGATTCCAGCATCTATCTTGAGGCTAAATCTTTGAAGGGTAAGACTCTGGCTAGCGTCTTACCTGCACAAATCTGCCAGCACTTCCTCGAGATCATTCAACAGACCTTGGAAAATGATAAACTGACGGTCTTCGAATACTCGCTTGGGGATGACGACCTCAATTATGATCGACTAACCTCATCCCAACCTTCAGCACGGCAACGTTTTGAAGGTCGCATCGCGCCAATCCATTCAGCTCGCTATGGCGAACCTGCGGTTGTATGGGTCGCTCGCAACATTACAGAGCGCTACGAACTTGAGCAGAAACTCAAGTACCAATCGGAAATTGATCACCTCTCTGGCTCGTTGAATCGGCGCAAGCTTTTCAGTCATCTTAAGGACGCTTTCTACACCTTTGGGCGTTATGAGCAAAACTCCAGCTTTTTGCTGTTAGATATTGATAACTTCAAGCGAGTAAACGATACCTTTGGCCACCAATGTGGTGATAACTCTATCCGTAAAGTGGCTGAGTTGTGTCAGTCCGAGCTACGTCAAACCGACATCCTGGGCCGCTTCGGAGGTGATGAGTTTGGTATTATCCATAAAAGTGATGACACCCAGTCTGCAATCGCCCTAGCAAGGCGTTTAAATCGGATTGTCTGTGCTGCTACTAACGAGACCTACCCCGAACTGTCGTTGTCGATCAGCATTGGTATCAGTCATTTCAAAGCTGACGACCGTAACATCGATGACATCTATAAACGTGCTGATGAAGCGTTGTACCGTTCGAAACGCAACGGTCGAAATACCTACTCGAGCGCTTAA
- a CDS encoding DUF2750 domain-containing protein: MSASETNLANFTAAVIEARQLWVLSAGDEYVVVDSIEFENTDVMPLFSAQANAQALCVEDWSEYKAVAVAIDDFFDEWLPSLDEDGVLVGIDWNADLTGEETDPFTLAKLLADKEA, from the coding sequence ATGTCCGCATCAGAAACCAATTTAGCCAACTTTACCGCCGCCGTAATTGAAGCGCGCCAGCTATGGGTGTTAAGTGCTGGTGACGAGTACGTTGTCGTGGATTCCATCGAATTTGAAAACACCGACGTAATGCCATTATTCTCCGCACAAGCTAATGCACAGGCACTGTGTGTTGAAGATTGGTCTGAGTACAAGGCTGTCGCGGTTGCAATCGACGACTTCTTTGACGAATGGCTGCCAAGCTTAGACGAAGATGGTGTGTTGGTAGGTATTGATTGGAATGCCGACCTAACCGGTGAGGAAACCGACCCATTCACCTTAGCTAAGCTACTGGCTGACAAAGAAGCCTAA
- a CDS encoding integrase family protein: protein MDKLPPKQQVLLLLEQCLQTGIRGRLAEVVKHARNEIERKDEFTDAFYRQASIDVSDPAYPGLVFKVAKHKRRWVFRYTPVGAKSTKQQTLGYFPEMSVAQARAAWHEVKYPHSDVLQEPITTFSVNQLIEHYLIYAQQYRKEWRAERRLLERFLGDRYGHHDVSEVDTKVIGRILAAVEQRALDAGHQGQRAKESALTLLRHLFDVARGKSEYLAQGAPWIDADLANPCEGLSVERQSQSAAPLFAGDVGRYLKALVGLPINEDVKGLLMLQLNLLCPFSWLCKLEWQHIDWRRQCIALPNEQGRLNWLPLSSSALQFLENRKRQQRGTQPWVFSALKHHHKPMPARYPSELLASLKQHLQLPDQFTATQICQFGHSWLEQQGSVLAKTGLPISDAHFQLLDQRQLVAAAEQWHQYLTNLRQSS, encoded by the coding sequence ATGGATAAACTTCCCCCAAAACAACAAGTTCTCCTGTTGTTGGAGCAATGCTTACAAACTGGGATCCGCGGCCGTTTAGCGGAAGTTGTTAAGCACGCGCGCAATGAAATTGAACGCAAAGACGAGTTTACTGACGCCTTTTATCGCCAGGCGAGCATAGACGTGTCTGATCCGGCCTACCCGGGCTTAGTTTTTAAGGTGGCAAAGCACAAACGGCGGTGGGTCTTTCGCTATACCCCAGTCGGGGCTAAATCGACCAAACAACAGACACTAGGCTATTTCCCCGAGATGTCGGTAGCACAAGCTAGGGCGGCGTGGCACGAAGTCAAATACCCACACAGCGACGTGCTGCAAGAGCCTATTACAACTTTTTCGGTTAACCAACTGATTGAGCATTACCTGATATATGCCCAACAATACCGAAAAGAGTGGCGGGCGGAGCGACGTTTGCTGGAACGTTTTCTGGGTGATCGTTATGGCCATCATGACGTCAGTGAGGTTGACACCAAGGTTATAGGTAGGATTTTAGCAGCGGTAGAGCAACGCGCGCTTGATGCTGGGCATCAAGGTCAACGAGCGAAGGAGAGTGCGCTAACGCTGTTACGGCATTTATTCGATGTTGCTCGTGGTAAAAGCGAATATTTGGCGCAGGGAGCGCCGTGGATCGATGCTGATCTGGCTAACCCCTGTGAAGGGCTCAGTGTAGAACGACAAAGCCAATCAGCGGCGCCATTATTTGCCGGTGATGTTGGACGCTACCTAAAGGCGTTAGTTGGCCTGCCGATCAATGAAGACGTGAAGGGTCTATTGATGCTCCAACTAAATTTACTGTGTCCATTTTCGTGGCTATGCAAACTTGAGTGGCAACATATTGATTGGCGCCGCCAGTGTATCGCCTTACCTAACGAACAAGGCCGTCTGAACTGGTTGCCACTATCGAGCAGTGCGCTGCAGTTTTTAGAGAATAGAAAGCGACAGCAGCGGGGAACTCAACCGTGGGTATTTAGTGCCCTTAAGCATCACCATAAACCGATGCCAGCACGTTACCCAAGCGAACTACTTGCTTCTCTTAAACAACATCTTCAGTTGCCTGACCAATTTACCGCAACCCAAATTTGTCAGTTCGGTCACTCTTGGCTCGAGCAGCAGGGTAGTGTATTGGCCAAAACTGGCTTGCCCATCTCGGATGCGCACTTTCAGTTGCTTGATCAACGACAGTTGGTCGCAGCGGCGGAGCAATGGCATCAGTATCTCACTAATTTACGTCAATCCAGCTAA
- a CDS encoding DUF3069 domain-containing protein, with product MTDAIKIPAELKQVLEFMQAVPEQYEGVATIYNAVEAPLRAEWDKLPGSAQKVVESFEQFQAVVSYTLVGPCAELLQMIEKTNEGDAEADEQQADAMMQQLFSQGIKMMIKDLKAARRDIPLRNELIAPFKA from the coding sequence ATGACAGACGCCATTAAAATCCCAGCAGAACTCAAACAAGTTCTAGAGTTCATGCAAGCCGTACCTGAGCAGTATGAAGGTGTAGCAACCATCTACAATGCAGTTGAAGCACCACTTCGTGCCGAATGGGACAAACTGCCAGGCAGCGCGCAAAAGGTTGTAGAGTCGTTCGAACAGTTTCAAGCGGTTGTGTCGTACACCTTAGTTGGCCCGTGTGCAGAGTTGCTGCAGATGATTGAGAAAACCAACGAAGGCGATGCAGAAGCCGATGAGCAACAAGCTGACGCAATGATGCAACAGCTGTTTTCTCAAGGCATCAAAATGATGATTAAAGATCTAAAGGCCGCTCGTCGTGACATCCCACTTCGCAACGAACTGATTGCCCCTTTCAAAGCGTAA
- a CDS encoding Card1-like endonuclease domain-containing protein, which translates to MATHCCVYGRDPVHIVTPLLDDSIDVDQLVLFCANAQQQSALLVKQVLEQRGINVKVKPYGQFENIDTIQRYFSDELTALISQTTEIYFNTTTGDRLITLCAYQVAQSLKIQSYVIDNQRDQLHWLAPTTRSSHPIADKMTIPEFLLLHGSTLIGRHQQLRAEKKIQQLGNDWAAHAKELATGLGKLNSIATYANKSHANDINKNFNDPNLFRLLKDMKELGLISTLTSSSVQFTNLKARQFAMGVWLEQWVYAEVKALTASYSTIQDHGQSVEVERQYKQQAIRNEIDVMLLANNRLHLIECKTKRMGSESSQEAIYKLDTLVKSLGGRRAKGMLISYQPLSASSIDRAKDLGISVISLNQIHSLKGILMRWLDDA; encoded by the coding sequence ATGGCAACGCACTGCTGCGTTTATGGTCGCGATCCGGTACACATCGTCACACCGTTATTAGATGATTCAATCGATGTCGACCAGTTGGTACTGTTCTGTGCCAACGCACAACAGCAATCGGCGCTATTGGTAAAGCAAGTGCTTGAACAGCGCGGTATCAACGTAAAAGTTAAGCCCTACGGCCAGTTTGAAAATATAGATACCATCCAACGCTATTTTTCCGACGAACTAACCGCTCTGATTAGCCAGACAACGGAAATCTATTTTAACACCACTACCGGCGATCGTCTCATCACCCTCTGCGCTTATCAGGTCGCGCAATCGCTCAAGATCCAAAGCTACGTAATTGATAATCAACGCGACCAGCTACACTGGCTTGCTCCTACGACGAGAAGCAGCCACCCAATAGCAGACAAAATGACGATCCCAGAATTCTTATTGCTGCATGGCTCTACTCTTATTGGGCGCCATCAGCAGCTCCGTGCTGAAAAAAAGATCCAACAATTGGGTAATGACTGGGCTGCCCACGCGAAAGAGTTGGCTACTGGGCTGGGAAAACTAAACAGCATTGCTACTTATGCTAATAAAAGCCACGCCAATGACATCAACAAAAACTTTAACGATCCGAACCTGTTTCGCTTACTTAAGGATATGAAAGAGCTTGGATTAATATCGACGCTCACCTCCTCATCAGTACAATTTACCAATTTAAAAGCTCGCCAATTTGCGATGGGGGTTTGGCTCGAACAATGGGTTTACGCTGAAGTGAAGGCACTAACGGCTTCCTATTCGACCATTCAGGACCACGGCCAAAGTGTCGAAGTCGAGCGTCAGTACAAGCAACAAGCTATTCGTAATGAGATCGACGTAATGTTGCTCGCCAACAACCGGCTACACCTAATTGAGTGCAAAACTAAACGTATGGGCAGCGAGTCGTCTCAAGAGGCCATTTACAAACTCGATACCCTAGTAAAAAGCCTTGGTGGAAGGCGGGCTAAAGGCATGTTGATTAGCTACCAACCCCTCTCCGCAAGCAGTATTGACCGCGCCAAAGACTTAGGCATTAGTGTTATATCGCTTAATCAAATTCACAGCTTAAAGGGCATTCTAATGCGCTGGTTGGATGATGCTTAA
- a CDS encoding DUF2798 domain-containing protein, whose amino-acid sequence MTIYNSWLLSPGIAGVMNALSSNQFIMILLTALVIECVLVAPVVKKIVSRLTNEHTPFIKRVMLISALMVLFMCASMSLVATLIQGYQDPLLLAYGKTFLLNLVMAFPLQFLIVGPIARAIFFKLFPPAVAVAIT is encoded by the coding sequence ATGACGATATATAATTCGTGGTTACTTTCGCCGGGGATTGCAGGGGTAATGAACGCGCTATCATCGAACCAATTCATCATGATATTGCTTACAGCGCTTGTTATTGAATGTGTATTGGTTGCGCCGGTAGTAAAAAAGATCGTCAGTAGATTAACCAATGAACACACACCCTTTATCAAACGCGTCATGCTTATCTCTGCTCTAATGGTGCTATTCATGTGTGCTTCAATGTCACTGGTCGCGACACTTATTCAAGGTTATCAAGACCCATTGCTATTGGCGTATGGTAAAACGTTTTTACTCAACCTTGTTATGGCGTTTCCATTACAGTTCCTTATCGTCGGCCCTATCGCCCGGGCGATATTCTTCAAGCTATTCCCACCAGCCGTAGCCGTAGCAATAACTTAA
- a CDS encoding winged helix DNA-binding protein: MDNEGFLNSLGLVDLISEKHKQLRARMMKRVELQFGNVFSQMDIYLISLVEYEAMSVSESARYMNISRQAAHKHVKHLVSLNFVDLTISESNRREKIVSLTSSGKELSQQINQIKSELDAELKDSLGDASFDKLKLLLKGDW; encoded by the coding sequence ATGGATAATGAAGGTTTTTTGAATTCCTTGGGGCTGGTTGATCTCATTAGTGAAAAACACAAACAGCTAAGAGCTAGAATGATGAAACGGGTAGAGCTGCAGTTTGGCAACGTTTTTTCGCAAATGGATATTTATCTAATCAGTCTTGTTGAGTATGAAGCCATGAGTGTCAGTGAATCGGCGCGATACATGAATATCAGCCGACAGGCGGCACACAAACACGTTAAACATCTGGTCAGTCTTAACTTTGTAGATCTAACCATTTCTGAATCCAATCGGCGTGAAAAAATCGTTAGCCTCACCTCATCGGGTAAAGAACTGAGCCAGCAAATCAATCAGATAAAAAGTGAGCTCGATGCTGAACTGAAGGACAGCTTGGGCGATGCGAGCTTTGACAAACTTAAGTTACTTCTCAAAGGCGACTGGTAA
- a CDS encoding LysR family transcriptional regulator: MDKLTGMRVFVAVVNLGSLTAAAGKLEMSRSMATRHLASLEKSLGVKLLSRNARKLQITSAGEDVLPYYQQILSLNDDVTHITNSDDSEPQGLIRVACSVSLGQSHIAKLVRQFVTLYPKIQVELTLTERNIDLAKEPFDMVIQVGRELDPRMVCRQLTTCDSTICAAPSYLEQHNTPTNPSHLVSHNCLLHTNLGGSLYLHNKSTAADQSIQVSVSGQFKSNDVMVLLEAAIAGEGITCLPSIIVQPYIDNHQLTPLLEEYVIGDIAINIVYQSRQHLAKRAHKLLDFLVAEFAAT, translated from the coding sequence ATGGATAAACTAACCGGTATGCGGGTGTTTGTCGCAGTCGTAAATTTAGGAAGTTTAACCGCAGCCGCCGGTAAACTTGAGATGTCTAGATCCATGGCGACAAGACACCTTGCCTCACTTGAAAAGTCATTAGGAGTGAAGCTGCTTAGTCGCAATGCTCGCAAGTTACAGATAACCAGTGCGGGCGAAGACGTATTGCCATACTACCAGCAAATCTTATCGTTAAATGATGATGTAACCCATATTACCAATAGCGACGATTCTGAGCCGCAAGGCTTAATTAGAGTGGCTTGCAGTGTCTCTTTGGGGCAATCGCATATTGCAAAACTAGTACGCCAATTTGTTACTCTTTACCCTAAGATCCAAGTAGAACTGACACTTACTGAGCGCAACATTGACTTAGCAAAAGAGCCTTTTGATATGGTTATCCAAGTTGGTCGAGAGCTCGATCCGCGCATGGTCTGTCGCCAGTTAACCACTTGTGACTCTACAATCTGTGCGGCGCCGAGTTATTTGGAGCAACACAACACACCAACCAACCCGAGCCACTTAGTCAGCCATAACTGCCTGTTGCACACCAATCTAGGCGGTAGTTTATATCTACACAATAAATCCACAGCAGCGGATCAGTCCATCCAGGTTTCAGTGTCGGGTCAATTCAAATCCAATGACGTAATGGTGCTTTTAGAAGCCGCAATCGCTGGAGAGGGAATCACTTGCTTACCCTCCATAATTGTCCAGCCTTATATCGATAACCATCAACTGACTCCCCTACTGGAAGAATATGTAATAGGTGATATCGCCATAAATATTGTCTATCAGTCACGCCAGCATCTTGCCAAGCGAGCCCACAAACTGCTCGATTTTCTGGTAGCAGAGTTTGCCGCAACTTGA
- a CDS encoding MBL fold metallo-hydrolase, translating to MFKLLTNLAATCCILSSSVFAQPLTPADLEGCPSATINAAFSEFGRTGKMDRELHRWLNDAQAQHIEPYEAFDNVYYVGVCWVSSWLIKTDEGAVLIDTLTGPFSDQLIRNIESVGVQPEDIKLVLMTHGHFDHTGGASKLKALSNAQFVMTEEGWNEAFEDANKRPKAYWDNRFLAEADIVAKDGDSFTVGGREFTLLSTPGHTWGTASYVFDVADGANSYRAISIGGLGLNAIGGPEQVEAYIESIERIEGLVEDNQQPISVHLTAHPFSNGMTEASKLIELGKASQKHPLDDKQGLIEQLHQLKKGAQQRLIVEQQ from the coding sequence ATGTTTAAGCTTTTAACAAATTTAGCCGCCACTTGCTGCATTTTGAGTTCAAGTGTATTCGCCCAACCTTTAACACCTGCGGATCTTGAGGGCTGCCCATCGGCAACTATCAATGCTGCATTCTCCGAATTTGGCCGCACCGGTAAGATGGATCGAGAGCTTCACCGTTGGCTCAATGATGCACAAGCACAACATATCGAGCCTTATGAAGCGTTCGATAATGTCTACTATGTCGGTGTTTGTTGGGTGTCATCTTGGCTAATAAAAACCGATGAAGGTGCAGTCTTGATTGATACGCTTACCGGGCCGTTTTCCGATCAGCTTATCCGCAATATTGAGAGCGTCGGGGTACAACCAGAGGACATTAAATTGGTGTTGATGACCCACGGGCACTTTGATCACACTGGTGGTGCCAGCAAGTTAAAGGCGTTATCGAACGCTCAATTTGTTATGACCGAAGAGGGATGGAATGAAGCGTTTGAAGACGCAAACAAAAGACCAAAGGCATATTGGGACAATCGCTTTTTAGCTGAAGCGGATATCGTCGCTAAAGACGGCGACTCGTTCACTGTTGGCGGCAGAGAGTTTACCTTGCTAAGTACTCCTGGCCATACGTGGGGCACAGCATCTTATGTGTTTGATGTTGCAGACGGTGCCAATAGTTATCGAGCCATCTCGATTGGTGGTTTAGGGCTTAATGCGATAGGTGGGCCAGAGCAGGTTGAAGCCTATATTGAAAGTATCGAGCGAATTGAAGGTTTGGTTGAAGATAATCAACAGCCAATTTCGGTTCACCTAACGGCACACCCTTTTAGCAACGGTATGACCGAAGCCAGCAAACTGATTGAATTAGGAAAGGCTAGCCAAAAGCACCCCCTTGATGACAAACAAGGCTTAATCGAACAGCTGCACCAGCTTAAGAAAGGCGCACAACAGCGCTTGATTGTCGAGCAACAGTAA
- a CDS encoding carboxypeptidase M32: MTAFKQLQQHAKQISHFNHLAAICGWDQAAMMPAGGNQARSEAMAALSVHIHQLQTQPQLTEWYAQAETETLTDTDSAALREMKRQWQQATILPEALVQAKSLAGSKCEHAWRTQRGSNDWHGYEKNWAEVVKLSREEAQIRAEATGLSCYDAMLDIYEPGVTSTSLDTLFGDVKQWLPQMINSALEKQQQQRCIEPSGVFPAAQQKALGQSIMQLLQFDFNHGRLDESVHPFCGGVPQDVRITTRYSESEFVQSLMGIVHETGHARYEQGLPKLLAGQPAGEARSMGIHESQSLFFEMQLGRSAPFIEHLANNAHQHFSGQDSKLLSADNFQALYTKVERGFIRVDADELTYPAHVILRYEIERDLINGAVDHKDIPELWDSKMQQYLGLSTAGNFKDGCMQDIHWTDGAFGYFPSYTLGAMYAAQFMAAMQQTIDVDAAVRSGDLTPIFVWLEQHIWSKGSLLTTDQLVKQATGETLNANHFKAHLAARYL; the protein is encoded by the coding sequence ATGACCGCATTCAAACAATTACAACAACACGCGAAACAAATCTCCCACTTTAACCACTTGGCTGCCATTTGTGGCTGGGACCAAGCCGCTATGATGCCAGCTGGCGGTAACCAAGCTCGATCCGAAGCAATGGCGGCATTATCGGTTCATATTCATCAACTGCAGACTCAGCCACAGTTAACCGAGTGGTACGCCCAAGCAGAAACCGAAACCTTAACCGATACCGACAGTGCAGCACTGCGGGAGATGAAACGCCAATGGCAACAGGCAACAATTCTGCCTGAGGCTCTAGTGCAGGCGAAGTCCTTAGCTGGTTCAAAGTGTGAGCACGCTTGGCGGACTCAACGTGGCAGCAATGATTGGCACGGCTATGAAAAGAATTGGGCTGAAGTGGTAAAGCTATCCCGCGAGGAAGCGCAGATCCGCGCCGAAGCAACCGGCTTGTCTTGTTACGATGCGATGCTAGATATCTATGAACCAGGGGTCACCAGTACAAGCTTAGATACCCTGTTTGGTGACGTAAAACAGTGGTTACCACAGATGATCAACAGCGCCTTGGAAAAACAGCAACAGCAGCGCTGTATTGAACCAAGTGGTGTGTTCCCTGCGGCGCAACAAAAAGCCTTAGGGCAATCAATAATGCAGCTACTGCAATTTGATTTTAACCACGGTCGCCTTGATGAAAGTGTCCACCCTTTTTGCGGCGGCGTGCCGCAAGATGTTCGCATCACCACCAGATATTCTGAGTCTGAATTTGTGCAATCGCTGATGGGCATTGTTCATGAGACTGGCCATGCTCGCTATGAACAAGGGTTACCGAAATTACTCGCAGGCCAACCTGCCGGCGAAGCCCGTTCTATGGGGATCCACGAGTCGCAATCACTATTCTTTGAGATGCAGTTAGGTCGCAGCGCCCCCTTTATCGAACATCTAGCTAACAATGCGCATCAGCATTTCAGCGGGCAAGACAGCAAGCTGCTCAGTGCCGACAATTTCCAAGCACTTTATACCAAGGTTGAGCGTGGTTTTATTCGTGTTGATGCCGATGAACTAACCTACCCTGCCCACGTGATCCTCCGTTACGAGATTGAACGAGATCTTATCAATGGCGCAGTGGATCACAAAGATATCCCAGAGCTATGGGATAGTAAGATGCAGCAATACCTTGGGCTATCAACCGCAGGCAACTTTAAAGACGGCTGTATGCAAGATATCCACTGGACTGACGGGGCCTTTGGCTACTTCCCAAGCTACACACTTGGCGCCATGTACGCGGCACAATTTATGGCAGCAATGCAACAAACAATCGACGTTGACGCGGCAGTACGCAGTGGTGATTTGACGCCAATCTTTGTCTGGTTAGAGCAACATATTTGGAGTAAAGGCAGTCTATTAACCACCGACCAACTGGTTAAACAAGCCACTGGCGAAACACTCAACGCCAACCACTTTAAGGCTCACCTAGCGGCGCGTTATTTATAA
- a CDS encoding DUF3080 family protein: MLIITLTACQRNNVDYDDYLERLERVLQSERNDVQLQLPSKPQRHQFELPTPTHYGLYESFALKPCGVMTLIGEHNAQLGKTAPPSQQLIYHHQLGHLLQLCDLKQLDDAGIKLRQQVLSDKRRSLPTYSARLMLLSDEIWHNLDASSYPAHSISSEFIQTLYGLVELKAIFSDPERSMSVPSRHLEQALATLHHQRQPRKLHRAMVNAIDGLNQATQMLAAAKPTLCGKPEFTILNNVLHQIYAKRIQPKLVEIQRADRQVNEALQRLLSPWPDLPYFHFYLSNEPTSLRGQFQLAIDRHSQSWQQLLGQCGALPNGQNYAMSSSW, translated from the coding sequence GTGTTGATTATTACGCTGACAGCGTGTCAGCGTAATAATGTCGACTACGACGATTACCTCGAGCGGCTCGAACGGGTACTGCAATCCGAACGAAATGACGTACAGTTGCAATTGCCCAGCAAACCGCAGCGCCACCAATTTGAATTACCCACACCAACGCACTACGGCTTGTACGAGAGCTTTGCTTTAAAACCTTGCGGAGTCATGACCCTGATTGGCGAACATAACGCCCAGCTTGGTAAAACCGCTCCCCCCTCACAGCAGCTTATCTATCACCATCAACTAGGCCACTTACTGCAGTTGTGCGACCTAAAACAATTGGACGATGCCGGCATTAAACTACGGCAACAAGTGTTATCCGATAAGCGTCGGTCACTCCCAACCTACAGCGCTAGATTAATGCTCCTAAGTGATGAGATATGGCATAACCTCGACGCCAGCAGTTACCCAGCTCACTCCATCAGTAGTGAGTTTATCCAAACCCTGTATGGGCTGGTTGAACTGAAAGCGATATTTTCCGATCCGGAACGGTCGATGTCGGTACCCAGTCGTCACCTTGAACAAGCGCTAGCAACCTTGCATCACCAACGCCAACCAAGAAAACTACACCGAGCAATGGTTAACGCTATCGACGGCTTAAACCAAGCAACTCAGATGCTCGCAGCGGCAAAACCGACGCTGTGCGGCAAACCAGAGTTCACCATTCTCAATAACGTGTTGCACCAAATCTACGCCAAACGGATACAACCGAAACTGGTTGAGATCCAACGTGCTGATCGTCAAGTGAATGAAGCATTGCAACGATTGCTGTCACCGTGGCCAGATCTGCCCTACTTTCACTTTTACCTCAGCAACGAGCCAACCAGTTTGCGTGGCCAGTTCCAGCTTGCTATCGACCGCCACAGCCAATCATGGCAGCAGCTATTGGGTCAATGCGGCGCCCTACCAAACGGACAAAACTACGCAATGTCATCAAGTTGGTGA